The segment CGTCACCCACGGCGGAGGCAAGGAGCTCGAGGAGCCGGTCGTCGTCCGGCCCACCTCCGAGACGATCATCAACGACTACTTCTCCAAGTGGGTCCAGAGCTACCGCGACCTGCCCCTGCTGATCAACCAGTGGGCCAACGTCGTCCGCTGGGAGATGCGCCCCCGCGTCTTCCTCCGTACGAGCGAGTTCCTCTGGCAGGAGGGCCACACCGCCCACGCCACGTACGAGGACGCCCGCGACTACGCCGCGCACATCCACCGCAACGTGTACGGCGACTTCATGACCAACGTGCTCGGCATCGACGTCGTGCTCGGCCGCAAGACCCCCAAGGAGCGCTTCGCCGGCGCCATCAACACCCTCACCCTCGAGGGCATGATGGGCGACGGCAAGGCCCTGCAGATGGGCACGAGCCACGAGCTCGGCACCAACTTCGCCAAGGCCTTCAACACCTCCTACCTCTCCAAGGAGGGGCAGCAGGAGCTGGTCTGGCAGACCTCGTGGGGCGTCTCCACCCGCATGGTCGGCGGCCTGATCATGTCCCACGGCGACGACAACGGCCTGCGCGTCCCGCCGCGCCTGGCGCACGTCCAGGTCGTCGTCATGGCGATCAAGGGCGACGAGGCCGTGGCCAAGGTCCGCGAGCTGGGCGCCCAGCTGAAGGCCTCGGGCCTGCGCGTGCACGTGGACGACCGCGTCGACACCCCCTTCGGCCGCCGCGCCGTGGACTGGGAGCTCAAGGGCGTACCGGTCCGCATCGAGATCGGCCCCCGCGACCTGGAGAACGGCACCGCGATGCTGGCCCGCCGGATCCCCGGCGGGAAGGAGCCGGTGCAGATCGAGGCGCTGGCCGACCTGCTGCCCAAGGTCCTCGACGAGGACCAGGCCCAGCTGCTGCGCGAGTCCCGCGAGCGCCGGATCTCCCGGACGAGCGACGTGGCCACCATCGAGGAGGCCGCCGAGGCCGCCCTCGCCGGCGGCTGGGCGCGGATCCCGTGGAGCGTCCTGGGCCCGGAGGGCGAGGCCAAGCTCGGCGAGCAGGCCGTGACCGTCCGCTGCCTGGTGGCCGAGGACGGGTCGGTTCCGGAGGCCGACGACGCTCCCGGTACCCTCGCGATCGTCGCGCGCTCGTACTGAGTTCCAGCTCCAGCCCCCGGCGCGCGGCTCCGCCCGCGCGCCGGGGGCTGGTTCTTTTGGCCGGCGTTACGTACCGACTCCTCCTGGGATCGGCGCACCCGTCCTCGTCAGGACGCATGAGACTGAACTGACTGGTACGTGCAAAAAATTTGGAATGGCCCGGAATCGGAACACCGGGGCACCCCGGCTCGTTGTCACGACGTGAGCACGACACCACCTGTTCTCGCCGCAGAGCTGGCGCAGGCGTGGGCCGACATTCAGCGGTACCACCCCGAGCTGCCTGACCTTGCCGCGCCCGAGTCCCTGATCGGAGAGTCCTCGTCCGCCTGCGGCGCCGAGCTCTCCTTCGAGCGACTGCTGCACGAGGCAGTCCACGGCATCGCGGCCGCCCGCGGAGTGCGTGACACCTCGCGAGCGGGCCGCTACCACAACCGCAGATTCCTCGCGATCGCCGAGGAGAT is part of the Streptomyces katrae genome and harbors:
- the proS gene encoding proline--tRNA ligase, giving the protein MAKAPVLTPQAEDFPRWYQDLINKAELADNGPVRGTMVIRPYGYGLWERMQQEMDARIKEAGAQNAYFPLFIPQSYLTREAEHVEGFAPELAVVTHGGGKELEEPVVVRPTSETIINDYFSKWVQSYRDLPLLINQWANVVRWEMRPRVFLRTSEFLWQEGHTAHATYEDARDYAAHIHRNVYGDFMTNVLGIDVVLGRKTPKERFAGAINTLTLEGMMGDGKALQMGTSHELGTNFAKAFNTSYLSKEGQQELVWQTSWGVSTRMVGGLIMSHGDDNGLRVPPRLAHVQVVVMAIKGDEAVAKVRELGAQLKASGLRVHVDDRVDTPFGRRAVDWELKGVPVRIEIGPRDLENGTAMLARRIPGGKEPVQIEALADLLPKVLDEDQAQLLRESRERRISRTSDVATIEEAAEAALAGGWARIPWSVLGPEGEAKLGEQAVTVRCLVAEDGSVPEADDAPGTLAIVARSY